From one Flavobacteriales bacterium genomic stretch:
- a CDS encoding tail fiber domain-containing protein yields the protein MANPTYWRMFHGGSTPADERGQLFAVPTLGHFNINSPNGHFQLHTETVQRARLNGNVTSNMGPPTAPPFTNVNRDGFFALSGTADAFTNIGSQAPFTRLHLLDNAVNPNDPVVYAQQHGFRPWQRNGITFTGNSDQSYIGHKYDANDNTDFVIQWSDNPNGSPWGTDRMKFVFTTEYNAGQARGAQSVNGLEAIRLWPRTNFDVNVGIGDFFAGNQLTPAVVTDPTERVDILNGRLRIRQLPDDSAAVDSFYVMVVDRTTLTPGNQERGVVKWVPPASIGGGAADCDWEVTPNSDVVTAYLPDGSNGNCPEEDDLVGIGIDSPEAKLHVKKALVIDPGNDRAALFHNPNGAFTSVGGEGMADGGINNIGLRGIAENSSRLYGVWGIARNGGGGAVGVRAEAYASAAPTAVEGTAWGGATAKAFQGVASNASNLNHAGDFSALGGQETRGVTTTGQGGASANYGIWADANGANPWAGWFVGDIWVQNTGWFSNGTATISDEGLKVDIEDLSGALSLVSQLQPKTYLFNTADFALLELSTAPQIGLLAQEVEEVIPEAVLSTVVPARFDSLGNETSAELPVKGIDYNKITPVLIGAIKEQQAIITIIQQQLADLQEQLAACCASPTDSDQRSGSAVDDEKLTPAQERTLPAEGTVLRIAPNPFTDRTTLFCTLERAGRMHLMANSADGRSLMVLSEGQREAGEFQTEWSTERLAPGVYYITLLLDGEPLVKRAVKVGR from the coding sequence GTGGCGAACCCCACTTACTGGCGCATGTTTCATGGTGGTAGCACGCCAGCCGACGAGCGCGGGCAGTTGTTCGCGGTGCCCACACTAGGGCACTTCAACATCAATTCGCCCAATGGGCACTTCCAGCTGCATACGGAAACCGTTCAGCGCGCACGGTTGAACGGCAACGTGACCAGCAATATGGGCCCGCCCACCGCACCGCCCTTCACCAATGTGAACCGCGATGGCTTCTTCGCGCTGAGCGGCACAGCCGATGCCTTCACCAATATCGGGAGCCAGGCGCCATTCACACGGCTGCACTTGTTGGACAATGCCGTGAACCCCAACGACCCGGTGGTGTACGCGCAACAGCACGGCTTCCGCCCCTGGCAGCGCAATGGCATCACCTTCACGGGCAACAGCGACCAGAGCTACATCGGCCATAAGTACGATGCCAACGATAACACGGATTTCGTGATCCAGTGGAGCGACAATCCGAACGGCAGTCCATGGGGCACGGACCGAATGAAGTTCGTCTTCACAACGGAATACAATGCCGGTCAAGCGCGTGGCGCGCAATCGGTCAATGGCCTTGAAGCCATCCGGTTATGGCCACGGACCAATTTCGATGTCAACGTTGGCATCGGTGATTTCTTCGCAGGCAACCAGTTGACACCGGCGGTGGTAACGGATCCAACGGAACGGGTCGATATCCTCAATGGGCGGTTACGCATTCGGCAGCTACCGGACGATTCGGCTGCTGTTGATTCGTTCTACGTAATGGTTGTGGACCGCACCACGCTTACACCGGGCAATCAGGAACGCGGCGTGGTGAAGTGGGTTCCTCCTGCATCCATCGGTGGTGGCGCTGCGGATTGTGATTGGGAGGTGACACCAAATTCCGATGTGGTAACAGCTTACCTGCCTGACGGCAGCAATGGCAATTGCCCTGAGGAGGATGACCTGGTTGGAATTGGCATCGATTCACCGGAAGCGAAGCTGCATGTGAAGAAAGCGCTCGTGATTGACCCTGGTAACGACCGCGCGGCACTTTTCCACAACCCCAACGGGGCCTTCACTTCTGTTGGAGGAGAGGGAATGGCCGATGGTGGAATCAACAATATAGGCTTGCGCGGCATCGCCGAGAACAGTAGTCGTCTCTACGGCGTTTGGGGCATTGCGCGCAACGGCGGTGGCGGAGCAGTTGGCGTAAGAGCCGAGGCCTATGCAAGTGCAGCTCCAACCGCTGTTGAAGGCACTGCATGGGGTGGGGCCACCGCAAAGGCATTCCAAGGTGTAGCGTCTAATGCGAGCAATTTGAATCATGCTGGTGATTTCTCGGCGCTTGGAGGCCAGGAAACGCGTGGGGTAACCACAACGGGACAAGGCGGTGCCAGTGCGAACTATGGCATATGGGCCGATGCGAATGGTGCGAATCCGTGGGCGGGATGGTTCGTCGGCGATATCTGGGTGCAGAACACTGGTTGGTTCTCCAATGGCACGGCGACGATCTCGGACGAGGGCCTCAAGGTTGATATTGAGGATCTCAGCGGTGCGTTGTCATTGGTTTCGCAACTCCAACCGAAAACATACCTGTTCAATACGGCCGATTTCGCGTTGTTGGAGCTGAGCACGGCTCCTCAGATTGGTCTTCTGGCTCAAGAGGTTGAAGAGGTTATACCGGAGGCCGTATTGAGCACCGTGGTCCCAGCCAGGTTTGATAGCCTAGGGAACGAGACCAGCGCTGAGTTGCCGGTGAAGGGCATCGATTACAACAAGATCACCCCGGTGCTCATCGGGGCGATCAAGGAGCAGCAAGCAATCATTACAATCATTCAACAGCAATTGGCCGACTTACAAGAGCAACTCGCCGCTTGCTGCGCCTCACCCACCGATAGCGACCAACGCTCCGGCTCCGCTGTGGATGACGAGAAACTCACCCCCGCCCAAGAGCGCACCCTGCCTGCCGAAGGCACGGTGCTCCGCATCGCGCCAAACCCCTTCACGGATCGCACCACATTGTTCTGCACCTTGGAGCGCGCGGGCCGCATGCATCTCATGGCCAACAGCGCCGATGGCCGCAGCCTGATGGTGCTGAGCGAGGGCCAGCGCGAGGCCGGTGAGTTCCAGACCGAGTGGAGCACCGAGAGGCTCGCGCCCGGCGTGTACTACATCACCCTCTTGCTCGACGGTGAGCCGCTGGTGAAGCGCGCGGTGAAGGTGGGGCGGTAG